A single region of the Malaclemys terrapin pileata isolate rMalTer1 chromosome 2, rMalTer1.hap1, whole genome shotgun sequence genome encodes:
- the EFHB gene encoding EF-hand domain-containing family member B isoform X1 — protein MVGELRPVYRGRFFDRFPELPTAGKLIPVGDTAASCLTEVFPRPITPPVVRKFLNSTSPAPGAERIFYGRANDPDIAVHLTHGISSRSSLSAGFLTNPPRKTRFQQKFEERKEALYLSNRQAPLGRSYDQTSMLPKGMDVTATTFGTTTIRDTPGGELINPPKSFEVVDNEAKEGHELYVVTHNDYNVGEAINRKYEPSTFNKYHVYGIETPHFNDGRNVSKSLRWLYNLQLKKAAKIVSKRSDDFKEKFQPQLGKVLDPIAETMNVPPDHTFGMFLRPDEFGVGDLLHNRVPSEFLRGKDRERAVFTAIRQNLKKANYHNFGTLLEAFRHYDKNGDGKIDKEELRKSCFQLNLDLDEELLDALFDYCDLDKDGLIDYLEFVNFLNWKDKMSIEEFEKNIITKGKKPDGSEPSLSEDAEIKTNNGSLLKDEDLVPKEPGTSEKTPKTLTRPTDRVFADYRTTSSQYNATVGGLPATCYPLYGVPTIRSDIPAPRVRRISDRTNYGDEANAYALLCPSVFSQKGVYERDFFKTRPKSEIARILRNIGVSISDQNFEEVWKQACMKHHRGDVCVESIRNILDEIQASHTKCS, from the exons ATGGTCGGGGAGCTGCGGCCGGTGTACCGGGGGCGGTTCTTTGACAGGTTTCCCGAGCTGCCAACA GCAGGAAAACTGATCCCAGTTGGAGATACAGCTGCCAGTTGTCTGACTGAAGTTTTTCCCAGG CCTATTACACCCCCGGTTGTGAGAAAGTTTCTCAATTCTACAAGTCCAGCTCCTGGTGCTGAAAGAATATTCTATGGCAGAGCAAATGATCCTGATATTGCAGTCCATTTGACACATGGCATTAGCTCCCGGTCTTCACTGAGT GCTggcttcttgacaaatccacctCGAAAAACTCGGTTTCAACAAAAATTTGAAGAGAGAAAAGAAGCCCTGTATTTAAGTAATCGCCAAGCACCTCTGGGGAGGTCATATGATCAAACTTCAATGTTACCTAAAGGCATGGATGTGACTGCCACCACTTTTGGAACAACAACCATCAGAG ACACACCTGGTGGAGAGCTTATAAATCCACCAAAAAGCTTTGAGGTAGTGGATAATGAAGCAAAAGAAGGACATGAGTTGTATGTTGTGACACACAATGATTACAATGTAG GGGAAGCAATAAACAGGAAATATGAGCCATCAACATTCAACAAATATCATGTTTATGGAATAGAAACACCTCACTTTAATGATGGACGAAATGTATCCAAATCTTTACGCTGGCTTTACAATCTCCAATT AAAGAAAGCAGCAAAAATAGTGTCCAAAAGAAGTGATGATTTCAAGGAAAAATTTCAGCCTCAGCTTGGAAAAGTCCTTGATCC CATAGCAGAAACTATGAACGTGCCACCAGACCATACATTTGGAATGTTTCTTCGTCCTGATGAGTTCG GAGTTGGTGATCTTCTTCACAATAGGGTTCCGAGTGAGTTCCTCCGTGGTaaggacagagagagagctgtcttcactgcaattcGACAGAATTTGAAGAAAGCTAACTACCACAATTTTGGCACATTACTAGAAGCATTCAGGCATTATGACAAG AACGGTGATGGGAAGATAGACAAAGAAGAACTGAGGAAGTCTTGTTTTCAGCTAAATCTCGATCTAGATGAGGAACTGCTGGATGCTTTATTTGATTACTGTGATTTGGATAAAGATGGTCTGATTGACTATCTGGAGTTTGTAAACTTTCTTAACTGGAAAGACAAAATGTCTATTGAAGAATTTGAAAAAAACATAATTACAAAAG GGAAAAAGCCAGATGGTTCTGAGCCTTCCCTATCTGAAGATGcagaaatcaaaacaaacaatggATCACTGTTAAAAGATGAAGATCTTGTACCAAAGGAACCTGGAACCTCAGAAAAGACACCAAAAACTCTTACAAGACCAACAGATCGTGTATTTGCTGATTATCGCACAACTTCTTCTCAGTACAATGCAACTGTAGGAGGTCTCCCTGCAACTT GTTACCCATTATACGGCGTTCCAACCATTCGTTCAGATATTCCTGCCCCTCGTGTTCGCCGCATCAGTGACAGAACTAATTATGGTGATGAAGCCAATGCTTATGCATTATTATGTCCATCTGTCTTCAGCCAGAAAGGAGTGtatgagagagatttttttaagaCAAGACCAAAGTCAGAG